One Niallia circulans DNA segment encodes these proteins:
- a CDS encoding FecCD family ABC transporter permease, which translates to MYHKKLATYLIILLSPVLFAVVILLSIRYGATDTSFKDIFAAIFHYDQENMQQTIVRTSRIPRAVGALLIGVLLAVSGALMQGITRNYLASPSIMGVTDGSAFFITISFIFLPNLSSFQLLCLSFLGSLFGVALVMGLAAFVKNGYSPVKLAIIGTIIGTFLSGVSSSLASYFQVSQTMSFWYNARLHQIDLNLLTFVIPFGIIGIIIAILLSKSVTILSLGKDLATGLGQETRWIQLFSMAAVGLMTGISVALVGKIGFIGLIIPHITRYLVGSDYRAVIPCAGILGGVFLVFCDVISRFVNYPFETPIGIITSIIGVPFFLYLIKRKGGGSQRV; encoded by the coding sequence ATGTATCATAAAAAACTAGCAACCTATTTAATTATCCTATTATCACCAGTCTTATTTGCAGTAGTAATCCTTCTATCGATTCGATATGGGGCAACAGATACGAGTTTTAAAGATATTTTTGCGGCTATTTTTCACTATGATCAAGAAAATATGCAGCAGACAATCGTAAGGACATCAAGAATACCAAGAGCAGTCGGCGCCTTGCTTATTGGGGTATTGCTGGCAGTATCAGGGGCGTTAATGCAAGGGATTACGAGAAACTACTTAGCGTCACCATCGATTATGGGTGTGACAGACGGCTCTGCCTTTTTTATTACAATCTCGTTTATTTTTTTGCCTAATTTGTCTTCCTTTCAATTATTATGCCTTTCGTTTTTAGGCTCTCTGTTTGGTGTAGCCCTTGTTATGGGCTTGGCAGCTTTCGTTAAGAACGGGTACTCGCCTGTCAAGCTGGCAATTATCGGGACTATCATTGGGACATTTCTTAGCGGGGTATCCTCAAGTCTTGCCTCCTATTTTCAAGTATCGCAAACAATGAGCTTTTGGTACAATGCGAGACTTCACCAAATTGATTTGAATTTACTAACCTTTGTCATTCCATTTGGCATAATCGGTATCATAATCGCCATTCTTTTGTCCAAATCAGTGACAATCCTATCCTTAGGCAAGGATTTGGCAACAGGATTAGGGCAAGAAACTCGCTGGATTCAGCTGTTTTCAATGGCAGCTGTCGGCTTAATGACTGGAATTTCTGTTGCGCTTGTTGGAAAGATAGGCTTTATTGGACTGATTATTCCCCACATTACGAGATATCTGGTTGGCAGCGACTATCGGGCAGTTATCCCGTGTGCTGGCATACTTGGAGGAGTATTTTTGGTTTTCTGTGATGTGATCAGCAGGTTTGTCAACTATCCGTTTGAAACACCTATTGGCATCATAACATCCATCATCGGTGTTCCTTTCTTTCTTTATTTAATCAAACGGAAGGGAGGAGGCTCTCAACGTGTTTAA
- a CDS encoding FecCD family ABC transporter permease has product MIVAVLLALILAAGYYSITNGVYPITFKQFFESIFRLQQQEDIDLVIFELRLPRLVLALLIGFGLGVGGAVLQGITKNGLADPAILGINSGAGAFIVAYMLLFQGTFSGDQLLMKLLMPLIGMVGGLFAASIIFLLAWNRITGLDSQRLLLTGIAISTGFGSLSMFLSLKMKAQDFEMATVWLNGTIYNATWTYVVAILPWFLLVVPFIIIKAFKLDLFRLQENVMKGLGIQVEKEKWLLMAGAVVLVSSCVSVSGSIGFIGLICPHIARLLVGLKHRHSLLVCGLVGMLLLTVADFIGRSVVAPAEISVGIILSIIGAPYFIFLLVKAKV; this is encoded by the coding sequence ATAATTGTTGCTGTCTTACTTGCGTTAATACTTGCAGCGGGGTATTACAGCATCACAAATGGCGTGTATCCAATCACCTTCAAACAATTCTTTGAAAGTATCTTCCGCTTGCAGCAACAGGAGGATATAGATTTAGTTATTTTCGAATTAAGACTGCCAAGACTTGTGCTTGCCTTACTGATTGGCTTTGGACTTGGAGTTGGAGGTGCAGTCCTGCAGGGGATAACAAAGAACGGGCTGGCAGATCCAGCTATTCTCGGCATAAACAGTGGAGCAGGAGCCTTTATTGTTGCATATATGCTCCTTTTTCAAGGCACCTTTTCTGGAGATCAGTTGTTGATGAAGCTGCTTATGCCGCTGATTGGAATGGTCGGCGGGTTATTTGCGGCAAGTATTATTTTCCTGTTAGCATGGAATCGAATTACCGGCCTTGACTCCCAGCGGCTGCTTTTAACGGGGATTGCTATTAGTACAGGTTTTGGTTCTCTTTCAATGTTTCTATCCTTGAAGATGAAAGCACAGGATTTTGAAATGGCAACAGTTTGGCTCAACGGAACAATTTATAATGCTACATGGACTTATGTTGTTGCGATTCTGCCTTGGTTTTTGCTTGTCGTGCCATTTATTATCATTAAAGCCTTCAAGCTTGATTTATTTAGACTGCAAGAAAATGTGATGAAGGGGCTTGGTATACAGGTCGAGAAAGAAAAATGGCTGTTAATGGCAGGTGCAGTCGTTTTAGTTAGCTCCTGTGTTTCTGTTTCTGGAAGCATTGGATTTATTGGCCTTATTTGTCCTCATATTGCAAGACTTCTTGTCGGTTTAAAGCACCGCCATTCCTTGCTGGTTTGTGGGCTTGTCGGTATGCTGCTCCTGACAGTAGCTGATTTTATCGGCAGAAGTGTTGTCGCGCCTGCAGAGATTTCTGTTGGGATTATTCTAAGTATAATCGGTGCACCATATTTCATCTTTTTATTAGTTAAAGCGAAAGTGTAG
- a CDS encoding iron-hydroxamate ABC transporter substrate-binding protein — protein MRKYALIIMLGILLVIAAACGKEESASTDEQAAASEEASADTTKTITFLDKEYEIPSNSTKIVAASQEAMEDSAVLGVKPVGAVATGGEFPAFLGDSMSEAEEIGDKFQPSTEKLLQLKPDVILGTSKFQADVADSLNKVAPMIPISHISTHWKDNLLVLAEITNKTEEAEKYIADYEANVKETKTAVTEKLGDKEVLMFRVRNGSITIYPESVYFNPVLYTDLGLTVPEEVKAAKAQEQISLEKLAEMNPDYLFVQFEDSENQENKDALKDLESNAIWKNLNAVKDGHVYENVIDPMAAGGTAWSKTNFLAAFKKELGL, from the coding sequence GTGAGAAAATATGCACTTATTATAATGTTAGGAATACTGCTAGTTATAGCAGCAGCCTGCGGGAAAGAAGAATCTGCAAGCACTGATGAACAAGCAGCTGCGTCAGAAGAGGCAAGTGCTGATACAACAAAAACGATTACTTTCTTAGATAAAGAATATGAAATTCCAAGCAACAGTACAAAAATTGTTGCAGCAAGTCAGGAAGCAATGGAGGATTCTGCAGTTTTAGGTGTTAAACCAGTTGGGGCAGTTGCAACCGGTGGCGAGTTTCCGGCCTTTTTAGGTGATTCTATGTCAGAGGCAGAGGAAATTGGTGATAAATTCCAGCCAAGTACAGAAAAATTACTGCAATTAAAACCTGATGTTATTCTTGGTACGAGCAAGTTCCAAGCAGATGTTGCCGATAGCTTGAATAAAGTTGCGCCAATGATTCCGATTTCTCATATTTCTACACATTGGAAGGATAATCTGCTTGTGTTGGCAGAAATTACGAACAAAACAGAGGAAGCAGAAAAGTATATTGCTGATTATGAAGCAAATGTGAAGGAGACAAAAACTGCAGTTACTGAAAAACTAGGTGATAAGGAAGTGCTGATGTTCCGAGTACGTAATGGCAGCATTACTATTTATCCAGAAAGTGTTTATTTCAATCCTGTTCTTTACACAGATTTAGGTCTTACTGTTCCTGAAGAGGTGAAAGCAGCTAAAGCACAGGAGCAAATCTCCCTGGAAAAATTAGCAGAAATGAATCCTGATTATTTGTTTGTTCAATTTGAGGATTCCGAAAATCAGGAAAATAAAGATGCATTGAAGGATTTAGAGAGCAATGCAATTTGGAAGAATTTAAATGCAGTGAAAGACGGTCATGTATATGAAAATGTCATTGATCCGATGGCAGCAGGCGGTACTGCTTGGAGCAAAACAAATTTCCTTGCAGCATTTAAAAAGGAATTAGGTCTGTAA
- a CDS encoding MFS transporter, which translates to MAQTNRELEIPDVDRKVQKFGMKDQLGYLFGDFGNDFFFILVGSFLMVYYTDVFGLSPAMVGTVFLIARLWDAVADVTWGRFIDTRKPSKHGKFKPWIFRMSFPLVFSGVLMFIHIPGMSTGFYEAYAFVTYILWGTLYSTVNIPYGSMASVITSDPVERTSLSSFRTMGATLAGLIVNVVGPLIIFVDNKADPNRFFLAAIIFAILSLACYMACYRMSTERITETRKGSKTSLKLTLKGVAKNKPLLIILSASLVFIMSSMLKGAVDVYLFKNYFDNAKALSISGLIATAAMFIAILIAKPLVARFGKKEVAAAGLLLSVIDYLLLYFLADISAIQFLAISAVGMFGFSFFGIVVWAFVTDVIDYHEFITGMKEDGTIYSIYSFARKVGQAVAGGLGGTALAAVGYNASMDVQSESTLQGIHTLATLLTAGTLFLVFLLLVFLYPLSKKKTLQLAQDLADRRNSGK; encoded by the coding sequence ATGGCTCAAACTAATAGAGAGCTAGAAATACCGGATGTAGACAGGAAAGTACAAAAATTTGGAATGAAAGATCAGTTAGGCTATTTGTTTGGTGATTTCGGCAATGATTTCTTTTTTATTTTAGTAGGTTCATTTCTTATGGTGTATTACACAGATGTATTTGGTCTTAGCCCTGCAATGGTAGGAACGGTTTTTCTGATTGCCCGCCTTTGGGATGCAGTGGCTGATGTAACATGGGGCCGTTTTATCGATACGAGAAAGCCAAGCAAACACGGCAAGTTTAAACCATGGATTTTCAGAATGTCATTTCCTCTCGTCTTTTCGGGTGTGTTGATGTTTATACATATCCCTGGCATGTCAACAGGATTTTATGAAGCATATGCCTTTGTGACATATATTTTGTGGGGAACACTTTATAGCACAGTGAACATTCCATACGGATCAATGGCTTCTGTCATCACAAGTGATCCTGTTGAGCGTACTTCTCTGTCTAGTTTCCGGACTATGGGAGCGACATTAGCAGGATTAATTGTTAACGTGGTAGGTCCGCTTATCATATTTGTCGACAATAAAGCAGATCCAAACCGTTTTTTCTTAGCAGCAATAATTTTTGCTATCCTCTCCCTTGCTTGTTATATGGCATGCTATAGGATGTCTACCGAAAGGATAACGGAAACGAGAAAGGGGAGTAAAACCTCTCTTAAGCTTACTTTAAAAGGGGTTGCGAAAAATAAGCCGCTGCTTATCATTCTGTCTGCTTCCTTAGTATTTATTATGAGCTCCATGTTAAAGGGAGCAGTCGATGTGTATTTGTTCAAGAACTATTTTGACAATGCTAAAGCATTAAGTATTTCCGGACTGATTGCGACAGCAGCCATGTTTATTGCGATATTGATCGCAAAACCGCTCGTCGCACGTTTTGGAAAAAAAGAGGTGGCGGCCGCTGGTTTACTGCTTTCCGTCATTGATTATCTACTACTCTATTTCTTAGCAGACATTAGTGCTATTCAATTCCTTGCGATATCTGCTGTTGGAATGTTTGGATTCTCTTTTTTTGGTATTGTCGTTTGGGCATTTGTCACAGATGTCATTGATTATCATGAATTTATAACAGGCATGAAGGAAGACGGTACGATTTACTCTATCTATTCATTTGCGCGAAAGGTAGGGCAAGCAGTTGCCGGGGGATTAGGCGGTACAGCCCTTGCTGCAGTCGGTTATAATGCATCTATGGATGTGCAATCAGAAAGCACTCTTCAGGGCATTCATACACTTGCAACCCTTTTGACGGCAGGCACATTATTTTTAGTATTCTTGCTGCTAGTGTTCTTGTACCCGCTCAGTAAAAAGAAAACCCTGCAGCTTGCACAAGATCTTGCTGATAGAAGAAATTCTGGCAAATAA
- a CDS encoding alpha/beta hydrolase, producing the protein MLTEPYALPHTETWSICSQEMKRIYKIFVSVPDSPPPDDGFPIMYVLDGNSVFASFTETMNLQTSRADITGKKPHIIVGIGYETTGPFNDNRYYDLTFSPDIDFLSYYPIDRELPQAGGGEYFLTFIEKELKPQIEQKYDVNKEKQAIIGHSLGGLFVLSTLFTSPSSFQYYIASSPSIHWNEAFLNTAKQQFLASEMKANLLITSGELERDHFSQMNEKAKMLNDELQKHTTAVFKSEFLEFPGEDHMTVLPPLINKSILFVNDIKTQIK; encoded by the coding sequence ATGCTAACAGAGCCATATGCTTTACCTCACACGGAAACCTGGTCTATCTGTTCACAAGAAATGAAGCGTATTTATAAAATATTTGTGTCTGTTCCTGATTCACCGCCACCTGATGATGGCTTTCCGATTATGTATGTGTTAGACGGGAATTCTGTTTTTGCAAGTTTTACCGAAACGATGAATCTGCAAACAAGCAGAGCAGACATAACAGGCAAAAAACCGCATATTATTGTCGGCATCGGCTATGAAACAACTGGTCCATTTAATGACAATAGATATTATGACTTAACGTTTTCACCAGACATTGATTTTTTATCGTATTACCCTATTGATAGAGAGCTGCCACAAGCGGGCGGCGGCGAGTACTTTCTGACGTTTATTGAAAAAGAATTGAAGCCGCAAATTGAACAAAAGTACGATGTCAATAAGGAGAAACAGGCGATTATCGGCCATTCTCTTGGTGGATTATTTGTCCTATCAACATTGTTCACATCGCCTTCGTCGTTTCAATATTATATTGCCAGCAGTCCTTCCATCCATTGGAATGAAGCGTTTCTGAACACAGCAAAGCAGCAGTTTTTGGCAAGCGAGATGAAAGCGAATCTGCTGATTACGAGCGGAGAATTGGAAAGAGATCATTTTTCACAAATGAACGAAAAAGCGAAAATGCTTAATGATGAGCTTCAAAAACATACTACTGCCGTGTTTAAAAGTGAATTCCTCGAATTTCCCGGTGAAGATCATATGACTGTTCTTCCGCCGCTCATTAACAAATCGATACTTTTTGTTAATGATATAAAAACGCAAATTAAATAA
- a CDS encoding PLP-dependent aminotransferase family protein yields MKNTIFALNENTPKYKQIYEQFKFYMENGNISVNEQLPSIRQLADSLSVSRNTTLNAYEQLLAEGYIRSDGRKGYFVNDLDPLLYQSAKMPIKSEKKELRDACIDFRAGTVDQEHFPLKNWRRLTNQVLTLQHTFQYGDPFGEECLREQIAAYLFQSRGLKTNANNIIISSGTQQMLINLGKILRENFSSFIVEDPGYVGAREALKFHDFTLETVPVFETGTDFSNLNQKKSRLIYVTPSHQSPIGVSMSIQERLKLINWASARQGFIIEDDYDSEFRYTQQPFPALASIDLTRVIYFGNFSKSFLPGIRISYMVLPELLINQYKKQFSLFECPTSLLNQIAMAKFMKDGEWNRHLKRMRLVYKRKMNYIVSELKSQFKQTITIIGEQSGLFVLVKLRLNRSEEWLINQASLYGVAVYPTSIYTIENHMNEPTIKLGFSNLTCEEIQLGVQLLKEAWT; encoded by the coding sequence ATGAAAAATACTATTTTTGCTCTTAATGAAAACACACCGAAATATAAACAAATTTACGAGCAGTTTAAATTTTATATGGAGAATGGAAATATTTCCGTTAATGAACAGCTGCCATCTATTCGTCAGCTTGCTGACTCGCTTTCAGTAAGTAGAAATACTACGCTTAATGCTTATGAACAACTTTTGGCAGAAGGTTACATTCGTAGTGATGGACGTAAAGGATATTTTGTAAATGACTTAGATCCGCTTTTATATCAAAGTGCTAAAATGCCAATTAAGAGTGAGAAAAAAGAATTAAGAGATGCTTGCATTGATTTTCGAGCAGGAACCGTAGATCAAGAGCATTTCCCACTAAAAAATTGGAGAAGACTGACGAATCAAGTTCTAACCTTGCAACATACCTTTCAATATGGCGATCCTTTTGGTGAGGAATGCTTACGTGAACAAATTGCAGCATATTTATTTCAGTCTCGTGGACTCAAAACAAATGCAAATAACATCATTATCAGCAGTGGCACTCAGCAAATGTTAATTAATTTAGGGAAGATTTTGAGAGAGAATTTCTCTAGCTTTATTGTGGAAGATCCAGGCTATGTTGGTGCTAGAGAAGCTTTGAAGTTTCATGATTTCACATTGGAAACCGTACCAGTTTTTGAAACAGGTACAGATTTTTCTAACCTAAACCAGAAGAAATCACGACTAATTTATGTAACACCCTCTCACCAGAGTCCAATAGGCGTTAGTATGTCCATACAAGAAAGGTTGAAGCTTATAAATTGGGCCAGTGCTAGACAAGGATTTATTATTGAAGATGATTATGATAGTGAATTCCGTTATACACAACAACCATTCCCAGCATTAGCTTCCATTGATTTAACCAGAGTCATTTACTTTGGGAACTTTTCGAAATCTTTTCTTCCTGGAATACGTATAAGTTATATGGTTCTTCCAGAATTATTAATAAACCAGTATAAAAAGCAATTTTCTCTTTTTGAATGCCCTACTTCGCTTCTTAATCAGATTGCAATGGCCAAATTCATGAAAGATGGTGAATGGAATCGTCATCTTAAACGAATGCGTCTTGTTTATAAGCGGAAAATGAATTATATCGTTTCAGAATTAAAAAGTCAGTTCAAACAGACTATAACTATAATTGGTGAACAGTCTGGGCTTTTTGTTTTAGTTAAACTTCGTCTTAACCGCTCTGAAGAATGGTTAATAAACCAAGCTTCTTTATATGGAGTAGCAGTGTATCCAACCTCCATATACACGATAGAAAATCACATGAATGAGCCAACTATAAAGCTTGGATTTAGCAACCTGACATGTGAAGAAATTCAGTTAGGGGTTCAGCTTTTAAAAGAAGCTTGGACATAA
- a CDS encoding ABC transporter substrate-binding protein, whose translation MASIKNNNIWKKTYLDFNSINRIQKQSKENKITSYFELIYIHAGRGTFTINKEVKQFASHQLLLIPPGSTYKLTFASEVDYYLVSFQVFLKDKKDEAQPCLDSLACIQQQVLPFQQVIVNLIEDLYRLKGEEIPHLHFLQKAKLNEIFFHLLSYKKHVTPNDTLLAIEETKIYMDMHFNEKIKIDTLAQQAELSPKYYSEMFKKQYGSTVSDYITRLRVNKAKQLLLMTKDSIRIIASSVGYADEFYLSRKFKQAVGISPSAYREKRNRKIASYDFATTGHLLALQILPYAAPIHPKWTLDYYEQFKDDIIFHLESYRKHTEWGKNIAKLQEAKPDLIIAKQDITAEEKAELKKIASVFYYSENDNWKKQFFQIAEFLNCTKEAKEWMDSYERHVERTSVQLTPYFNDKKGLVISLFKDNFYLNRSRTAIEVIFEELQIASSQARVQWKHNEGVTLAKIIKLQPDFILLNIRQDEDTLKYWRKLRKSPEWNNIEAVKCQQVYFIQSDPWNECSASSHIRVIDNLVELVTEKVQGKERK comes from the coding sequence GTGGCAAGCATAAAAAATAATAATATTTGGAAAAAAACATACCTAGATTTTAACAGTATTAATCGTATTCAGAAGCAAAGTAAGGAAAATAAAATCACCTCTTATTTTGAATTAATATATATTCATGCTGGCAGGGGCACATTTACGATTAATAAAGAAGTAAAGCAATTTGCAAGCCATCAGCTGCTTTTAATACCGCCAGGCAGTACATATAAACTAACATTTGCTAGTGAAGTGGATTATTATCTTGTTTCCTTTCAAGTATTTTTAAAGGATAAGAAAGATGAGGCTCAGCCCTGCTTAGACAGCTTGGCATGTATTCAGCAACAAGTGCTTCCTTTCCAACAAGTAATAGTGAATTTAATAGAGGATTTATACCGCCTTAAAGGAGAGGAAATTCCACACCTGCATTTCCTGCAAAAAGCAAAGCTAAATGAAATATTTTTTCATTTATTATCATATAAAAAGCACGTAACACCTAATGATACTCTCTTAGCAATCGAGGAAACAAAAATATATATGGATATGCATTTCAATGAAAAGATAAAGATTGATACGCTGGCACAACAGGCAGAGCTTAGTCCGAAATACTACTCAGAAATGTTTAAAAAACAATATGGTAGTACAGTTAGCGACTATATTACAAGATTGCGTGTAAATAAGGCAAAGCAGTTATTATTAATGACAAAGGACAGTATTCGTATCATTGCCAGCTCTGTTGGCTATGCAGATGAATTTTATTTGAGCAGAAAATTTAAACAAGCTGTCGGTATATCTCCATCAGCATATCGTGAGAAGCGAAACCGGAAAATCGCCTCATATGACTTTGCAACAACAGGACATTTGCTTGCACTGCAAATACTTCCATATGCCGCACCTATTCATCCGAAATGGACACTTGACTATTATGAACAATTTAAAGATGATATTATCTTTCACCTTGAGTCATATCGAAAACATACGGAATGGGGAAAAAACATTGCAAAGCTACAAGAGGCAAAGCCAGATCTAATCATTGCGAAGCAGGATATAACTGCAGAGGAAAAGGCAGAATTGAAAAAAATCGCTTCTGTCTTTTATTATTCGGAAAATGACAATTGGAAAAAGCAGTTTTTCCAAATTGCAGAGTTTTTGAATTGTACAAAAGAAGCGAAGGAGTGGATGGATAGCTATGAAAGGCATGTTGAGCGTACATCTGTCCAATTAACTCCCTATTTCAATGATAAGAAAGGACTAGTCATCAGCCTTTTCAAGGATAATTTTTATTTAAATCGCTCTAGAACAGCTATTGAAGTTATATTTGAAGAATTGCAGATTGCTTCATCTCAAGCTAGAGTTCAATGGAAGCATAATGAGGGCGTTACGCTAGCTAAGATTATCAAATTACAGCCTGATTTTATTCTGCTGAATATACGGCAGGATGAAGACACACTAAAATATTGGAGGAAGCTAAGGAAATCGCCAGAGTGGAACAATATAGAGGCAGTCAAATGTCAGCAGGTATATTTTATCCAATCAGACCCGTGGAATGAATGCTCTGCAAGCTCGCATATCCGGGTTATTGATAATTTAGTAGAGTTGGTTACGGAAAAAGTCCAAGGAAAAGAGAGGAAATAA
- a CDS encoding alpha/beta hydrolase — protein MEEIIERTVGGRKLYIYLPPSYHQTDHRYPAVYVHDGHYLFSHNLERLKESYFRQEMKEVIFIGMEPIDRLHEYTPWPAESLTSGFPAFKGEGNRYLQEWKNSIKAYMDSNYRTIPDMKETGMLGASLGGLITLFALFTTGNKIGRYGLISPSLWFPDILKYMETQDCKIEGKKLYLYVGSEEGKGKTNIQNNMVQAVKNANDIFKQKGFLQDSLHFEMRLLANHHREFFIEQFFEAVRWLYRQ, from the coding sequence ATGGAAGAGATTATTGAAAGAACCGTTGGTGGCAGGAAGCTGTATATTTATTTGCCTCCCAGCTACCATCAAACAGATCATCGTTATCCAGCAGTGTATGTGCATGATGGCCACTATTTATTTTCCCATAATCTCGAAAGATTAAAAGAAAGCTATTTCCGCCAAGAAATGAAAGAAGTGATTTTTATTGGTATGGAACCGATTGATAGACTTCATGAGTATACTCCGTGGCCTGCAGAGAGCTTAACATCAGGTTTTCCAGCTTTTAAGGGAGAAGGAAATCGATATTTGCAAGAATGGAAGAATTCTATTAAAGCATATATGGATAGCAACTACCGCACAATTCCGGATATGAAGGAAACAGGTATGCTTGGCGCCTCTCTAGGTGGCCTAATCACACTGTTTGCACTGTTTACAACAGGTAACAAAATAGGAAGATACGGTTTAATTTCCCCATCCTTATGGTTTCCAGACATACTTAAATACATGGAAACACAAGACTGCAAAATTGAGGGGAAGAAGCTGTATTTATATGTTGGCAGTGAAGAAGGAAAAGGAAAAACGAATATTCAAAATAACATGGTTCAAGCTGTAAAAAACGCTAATGACATCTTTAAACAAAAGGGGTTCTTACAGGACAGCCTGCATTTTGAAATGCGGCTCCTTGCTAATCACCATCGTGAATTCTTTATCGAACAATTTTTCGAAGCTGTACGCTGGCTATACAGGCAATGA
- a CDS encoding dihydrodipicolinate synthase family protein, producing MKNPFLEFSVAMVTPFTYEGQLNLASIPPLIFYYKKNNVPSLLISGSTGEQHSMTIEERMTLYNKVKEAAQDNFLLYGGVAAVQTKDAIALAIAAEEAGFNGIMLGFPPYLRINQEEAFNYAARICSNTSLPIMLYNNPPRTGFTLNMDTLLKLVKQFPQIIALKEAGDRATVKLVKENLGSEFIVLTGSDQTIVEDAELGFNGISSVLGNVFPNEIHEIVAQIKFGNINEAKELISKLSPNMKTITEIGTLRAIKYILEKQNVPAGICREPISVLNKEEQIKIEGFFE from the coding sequence ATGAAAAATCCTTTTCTTGAATTTAGTGTTGCTATGGTAACACCGTTTACTTATGAAGGACAGCTTAATCTAGCCAGTATACCGCCATTAATTTTTTATTATAAAAAGAATAATGTTCCCTCCTTACTGATCAGTGGATCTACAGGAGAGCAGCATTCTATGACTATAGAAGAACGTATGACTTTATATAATAAAGTAAAAGAAGCGGCGCAAGATAATTTTCTACTTTATGGAGGAGTTGCAGCAGTACAAACTAAAGATGCAATAGCATTGGCCATTGCAGCAGAAGAAGCTGGTTTTAATGGAATTATGTTAGGTTTCCCCCCATACCTTCGAATTAATCAAGAGGAAGCCTTCAATTATGCAGCAAGGATTTGTTCAAATACTTCTTTACCAATTATGCTATATAATAACCCTCCAAGAACGGGGTTTACTTTAAATATGGATACATTACTTAAATTAGTTAAACAGTTCCCTCAAATTATTGCATTAAAGGAAGCGGGTGATCGAGCTACTGTAAAGCTAGTAAAAGAAAACCTCGGTTCAGAATTTATTGTATTAACTGGATCAGACCAAACTATTGTAGAAGATGCGGAACTCGGTTTTAATGGTATTTCCAGTGTTTTGGGAAATGTATTTCCTAACGAAATACATGAGATAGTTGCACAAATAAAGTTTGGTAATATTAATGAAGCAAAGGAGTTGATCTCTAAACTGTCACCTAATATGAAGACTATAACAGAGATAGGAACACTTCGAGCAATTAAGTATATATTAGAAAAGCAAAATGTACCTGCAGGGATATGTCGGGAACCAATTTCTGTTTTAAACAAAGAGGAGCAAATAAAAATTGAGGGTTTTTTTGAATAG